The nucleotide window ATTCCGCCGACAGCCGCTATTGGGGCTTTGTTTCGCTCCGCAATATCCGTGCGAAGGCGTTCGTGATTTATTTCTCGTTTGAAAACGATGATGAAGCCTTTGCCCTCAAGAATCCGTTTACGTGGTGGAGACTCCCGTTCCGCATTCGTTGGGGACGCCTCGGCAAGATTATCCAGATGATTGATTGATGAAGTTTTCGTTGTTGAAATATGGTGCCGTTGTTGCTGGCTTGGTGTCGGCTCTGTTGGTGGCCTGCGCCACCCAGGTGGCGCCTAGTGGCGGCCCTGAAGACAAGCTGCCGCCGCGTGTAGCGGGCGTTTACCCTGCGCCGTATACAACGAACCATCCGAACGAACTCATGGTGAAGCTGGAATTCGACGAGTGGATTAATGCGTCGATTCCTCGCAGTGCAGTTTCGATTTCGCCACCTATCGACAAGAAATTGCGTTTTGAAGTGAGTGGTAAAACGCTCGTGCTTTCGTCGCGGGCGGTACTTGATACGGGTACTACTTACACGATTACTTTTGCCGGTGGTATCAAGGACTTGCACGGCAACGCCTTGGCGAAGCCTTTCCAGGTGGTGTTCTCGACGGGTGCGATTATCGATTCGCTGACGGTTTCTGGCCGCGTGCTGGTGAACCAGGCGATGGCCCGCAAAAAGGAATACCCGAGTATCGGCCTGTTTTTGCTGGGCGAAGATCGAGCCTCTAAGCATTACCTTGAAAAGTATCGCGACACCACGACTAAGGAAATCAGCAAGGAACCGCAGCTGCTGAAGGAGCCTCCGCTGTACGTGACTCGCGCCGACAGTGCTGGCCACTTTACGCTTACGGGCCTTAAGGCGGGGCATTATCGCGTGGTCGCCTTTGTAGATGGTAACGGAAACCAGAAAATTGAACTTTCCACGGAACAGGTGGGTCTCTGGACGGGCGACTTGAATCTGACTGCCGAAACGACCGATACGCTGTGGATTGCCGTCGCCGATATGGATACCACCAAGCTGGAACTGGAATCGGTGAACCAGCCTTTTGCGAATGTGTTGGAAGCTAGCTTTACCCGTGGCGTGTATTTCGATTCTGCCTTTGCAGATACGGCCAACTGCCATTTGACTTCTCCCGAAAACAAGAAACTTTATCCGAAGCTGGTTTACTTAGGTGCAAGTTCCAGTCGTCCGCAGTTCTACTTTGATCCGGCCCCCAAGAGTGAAGTCTTGTACAAGTTCGTGTGTGACGCCGCAAAGGACTCTCTGTTCCGCCCGCTGGATACTCTGCGCAACGAAGTGGAATGGGAATGGAAGAAGATGGAAGCCGATACATTGCCGCCTAAAGTTTCTGGCGTAAAGACAAATTCCAAGGCAAAGTCGCTGTTCCCGGATGATTCCTTGATCGTGTACTTTAACAAACCGAAACTGGATTCGCTGACGGAGACTTTCTACATCGCCATCAACAAGGACACGACCCAGGTGCAAGTCAAGCAACTTGACCCGGTACGCTTTGCCGTCGAAAAGACCGCTCCTTGGCAAACCGATATGTCGGTGAATTTCTTGATGGGTTATATGGATACGACGCTGGCCGCTGCCGATAGCAACGGAAAGCGCGATACGGTAATCGAACTCAAGTACACGAAACTGCAAAAGTTTGAAACGGTAAGCAAGCTCAAGCTCGCGAAGCTGAAGGGAAGAATTCCCAATGCGAATCCGAAAACCATGGTGCGCCTGCTTTCTGCTGAAACGAATCAGTATTATCAGCAATACTGCAATGCTGACGGAAGCTTTAGCTTTGGCGACCTTGTAGAAGGCAATTACCTGATGGATTATTACTTCCCCGAAGAAGGCAAGGATTTGCCCGATGCGGGCTCTGTAGAACCGCTGCGTTACGGATCGGCTTGGCGTGCCATTAGCGATACGCTCAAGGTCAAGAACGGCGAAAATGCGTTGGATAGTTTGGTAAAAGAAATCCCTGCGCTGTAGCGGTCAAGTTTTACGAGGAATCAAATGGAAAACAAATCATTTGTTGCAATTGACCTGGAAACAACGGGCCTCGATTTTGAAAAGGACGAAATCATCGAGGTGGCGCTGGTACGCTTTGAAAACGGCGTCGAAAGTGAATCGGTCGATTATTTGGTGAAGCCGACGAGTGTAACGCTCCGCCCCTTTATCGAAAGCCTTACGGGCATTAGCAACGCTGACTTGGAAAATGCGGAACCCTTTGCGGCCGTGGCTCAGAAGATTTATGCGTTCATTGGCGACTTGCCGATTGTGGCGCACAACGCCATGTTTGATTCCAAGTTCTTGAAGCAGACTTTTGCCAAGGTCGGCATTTCTTTTGAGAATCATCCGGTGTGGGATTCCCTGACGGTTTCTCGCATTGCCTATCAGAATGTGCCGAACCATCGCCTCGATACCTTGGTGCAGGAGTTGGGCATTGAGCGGAGCCGCGCGCATCGCGCTTTACCGGATGCCATTGCGTGTGGCGAGCTGTTTGTCATGGCGCTGGACAAGATTGCAAATTCGGACCCGTGGCTTGTTGATGCCCTTGCGAAGGTGGCCAGGGGT belongs to Fibrobacter sp. UWT2 and includes:
- a CDS encoding Ig-like domain-containing domain, translated to MKFSLLKYGAVVAGLVSALLVACATQVAPSGGPEDKLPPRVAGVYPAPYTTNHPNELMVKLEFDEWINASIPRSAVSISPPIDKKLRFEVSGKTLVLSSRAVLDTGTTYTITFAGGIKDLHGNALAKPFQVVFSTGAIIDSLTVSGRVLVNQAMARKKEYPSIGLFLLGEDRASKHYLEKYRDTTTKEISKEPQLLKEPPLYVTRADSAGHFTLTGLKAGHYRVVAFVDGNGNQKIELSTEQVGLWTGDLNLTAETTDTLWIAVADMDTTKLELESVNQPFANVLEASFTRGVYFDSAFADTANCHLTSPENKKLYPKLVYLGASSSRPQFYFDPAPKSEVLYKFVCDAAKDSLFRPLDTLRNEVEWEWKKMEADTLPPKVSGVKTNSKAKSLFPDDSLIVYFNKPKLDSLTETFYIAINKDTTQVQVKQLDPVRFAVEKTAPWQTDMSVNFLMGYMDTTLAAADSNGKRDTVIELKYTKLQKFETVSKLKLAKLKGRIPNANPKTMVRLLSAETNQYYQQYCNADGSFSFGDLVEGNYLMDYYFPEEGKDLPDAGSVEPLRYGSAWRAISDTLKVKNGENALDSLVKEIPAL